In Anas acuta chromosome 5, bAnaAcu1.1, whole genome shotgun sequence, a single window of DNA contains:
- the TMEM229B gene encoding transmembrane protein 229B isoform X2 — protein sequence MAAAEPLTAFSRWYLYAIHGYFCEVMFTAAWEFVVNFNWKFPGVTSVWALFIYGTSILIVEKMYLYLKDKCNILLRCFIYTLWTYLWEFTTGLILRQFNACPWDYSQFDFDFMGLITLEYAIPWFCASFIMEQLVIRNTLRLRFDETAEPGAPTVPVALANGHVKTD from the coding sequence ATGGCTGCGGCAGAGCCTCTGACCGCTTTCTCACGATGGTACCTCTATGCCATTCACGGCTATTTCTGTGAGGTGATGTTCACGGCTGCTTGGGAGTTTGTGGTCAACTTTAACTGGAAGTTCCCAGGTGTTACCAGTGTGTGGGCACTCTTCATCTATGGCACCTCCATCCTCATCGTGGAGAAGATGTATCTGTATCTCAAAGACAAGTGTAACATTTTGCTGCGCTGCTTCATTTACACCCTTTGGACATATCTCTGGGAGTTCACCACTGGCCTCATCCTACGCCAGTTCAATGCCTGCCCGTGGGACTATTCCCAGTTTGATTTTGACTTCATGGGCCTGATCACCCTGGAGTATGCCATTCCttggttttgtgcttctttcaTCATGGAGCAGCTGGTGATCAGAAACACCCTGCGCTTGCGATTTGATGAGACTGCTGAGCCAGGGGCCCCCACTGTCCCCGTAGCCTTGGCCAACGGCCACGTGAAGACAGATTGA
- the TMEM229B gene encoding transmembrane protein 229B isoform X1, giving the protein MSALQSACWGVCRRMAAAEPLTAFSRWYLYAIHGYFCEVMFTAAWEFVVNFNWKFPGVTSVWALFIYGTSILIVEKMYLYLKDKCNILLRCFIYTLWTYLWEFTTGLILRQFNACPWDYSQFDFDFMGLITLEYAIPWFCASFIMEQLVIRNTLRLRFDETAEPGAPTVPVALANGHVKTD; this is encoded by the exons ATGAGTGCTCTGCAG AGTGCCTGCTGGGGTGTGTGCAGAAGGATGGCTGCGGCAGAGCCTCTGACCGCTTTCTCACGATGGTACCTCTATGCCATTCACGGCTATTTCTGTGAGGTGATGTTCACGGCTGCTTGGGAGTTTGTGGTCAACTTTAACTGGAAGTTCCCAGGTGTTACCAGTGTGTGGGCACTCTTCATCTATGGCACCTCCATCCTCATCGTGGAGAAGATGTATCTGTATCTCAAAGACAAGTGTAACATTTTGCTGCGCTGCTTCATTTACACCCTTTGGACATATCTCTGGGAGTTCACCACTGGCCTCATCCTACGCCAGTTCAATGCCTGCCCGTGGGACTATTCCCAGTTTGATTTTGACTTCATGGGCCTGATCACCCTGGAGTATGCCATTCCttggttttgtgcttctttcaTCATGGAGCAGCTGGTGATCAGAAACACCCTGCGCTTGCGATTTGATGAGACTGCTGAGCCAGGGGCCCCCACTGTCCCCGTAGCCTTGGCCAACGGCCACGTGAAGACAGATTGA